A stretch of DNA from Montipora capricornis isolate CH-2021 chromosome 1, ASM3666992v2, whole genome shotgun sequence:
AATATGAATCTGACGGCTCTTGGTGGGATTGGAATacattttttttagcctttttcattattgtaatgattgtgaccatatttggaaacaGCTTAGTTTGTATCGCGATATACGTCGACCGGCGTCTCCACAGCCCTACAAACTGGTTTATTGCGTCTCTTGCAGTAAGTGACTTCCTATATGCATCTGCGAGCCTACCCTTTCGTATCCTCCCCAATGTAATCATCATACAAGATGTTTGGATCTGCAAGGCATGGATTTGGGTGGACATGGCTTGTGCGGCAGCATCCATCGCCAATCTGGTAGTGATCTCAGTTGACAGACACTTGAAAATTACCAAACCTTTTGTTTATCGTACAAAGATGACAAACTTGCGCTCGGGTTTGGCCATTGGCGGTGTGTGGCTGTACGCGGCCACATTGTCGACGCTTTCCATTATCGCTTGGCCTGGAGCGCGAGGCGTTCGATTGAGCCCTCACGGCTTATGTTCGAATATCAACAAAACATTCTACACGGTAGTGAACATAGTAGCTTTTCTGTTCCCACTTATTGTGCTCGTGACTTGCTACAGCATAATTTTGCGCACTATCTGGATTCAGTTCAAAAGAAGGCAGCACATGAGTGCCAACTTCAGCAGCAAGGAAGACAGGCATACACGAAAGAGCGTGCGGCGGGAATTCAAAGTCACTAAGACAATTGCCATTGTCCTGTTGACTTTCACTTTGTGTTGGGCCCCATTTTTTATCGTGTTCACTATTCAACAGTATGATATGTCTATAATGAGACACATTCCGGAAGTTCTCTTTAAACTGATCGTCATGATTCTACCAAACTTAAACAGTACTTTAAATCCGATCATTTACGCGTACTTTAATACTGAATTCCGGAGCGCATTTGAAAAtgttcgcgcgaaaatcttcccactttgaaatttgtttcatttctcaccTGAAGTTAGGTCCTAAATTACCTATtccaaaaatgacaaaaaattggggggtcaccgactttgtttcggagaaaaaggcgagggaaaaatgccctaatttcgacAATCGACAGAtaggtcatcataacgagatgtagcctcatctactcatccgctgaaaatcataaaaataatatattagAGTCAATGTTTCAGTGTGCATAGAAATATTGGAGTGGGTTTtgtagataattgcatgccgctggGGATATCGTAgacagtagagttaatcctcaacgagcgttttcgcaagcgCTAC
This window harbors:
- the LOC138050737 gene encoding D(1)-like dopamine receptor; protein product: MNNTTNATDIPEYESDGSWWDWNTFFLAFFIIVMIVTIFGNSLVCIAIYVDRRLHSPTNWFIASLAVSDFLYASASLPFRILPNVIIIQDVWICKAWIWVDMACAAASIANLVVISVDRHLKITKPFVYRTKMTNLRSGLAIGGVWLYAATLSTLSIIAWPGARGVRLSPHGLCSNINKTFYTVVNIVAFLFPLIVLVTCYSIILRTIWIQFKRRQHMSANFSSKEDRHTRKSVRREFKVTKTIAIVLLTFTLCWAPFFIVFTIQQYDMSIMRHIPEVLFKLIVMILPNLNSTLNPIIYAYFNTEFRSAFENVRAKIFPL